Below is a genomic region from Candidatus Babeliales bacterium.
ATCGCGACCCTCCATCACGATATCATGTTTACGCGAAAACTCTCGTTGAAATTTTAAGAGTGAATCACGAACATATTGATTAGTAGAGACACGGGAGGATAGCTCATCCATAACACCCGTCTTTAGATGCTGGGTTATATCTACACCCTTAAAAACCAGTTGTGCCCCTGTCTCAGGTTTATAAAAATAGCTCAGGTTATTTTTTGCAAGCGCCTCGGCGACATCTTCTTGGCGAGGCGCTCCTATAGTAGCGACAGAGTATCCGTAATGCGTTGATAAAATATATGCTAAAGCTCTGTACAGAAGCCCTGTGGAAACATAATAAAAACAAAGTTCTTTTGCCAGGAGACGAGCCATCGTTGATTTGCCGCTTGCCGCGGGACCATCAATCGAAATTATCATATAAAAACCCCATAGTTACACAGCGATATCAATACCGGTTAATTCAATATTTGTCTTTCCATTCCAATAATTTTCGTGAACCTGCGCTGCAACTGAGAACGATTCGGTGCCCATGTTTTGTAAAACGTCAAATAGATCTGGCCTATTGAAAAAAATAACTGGCTTTATAATTCCTTCAGCAAAGATCTGACATTTGACATGCGCATCTTTCAAAATACGCGGCGCTTGTACCAACGACACATCGTGAAGCACAAAGACTGGCATCTCATTTGCATTGCCAAACGGCTCAAGATACGCCATATCCTGCAAAGTGCGTTTGTTAAGATCAGGCAATTTAAGTGCTGCATGTATAACGAGCTTTTGC
It encodes:
- a CDS encoding (d)CMP kinase, producing MIISIDGPAASGKSTMARLLAKELCFYYVSTGLLYRALAYILSTHYGYSVATIGAPRQEDVAEALAKNNLSYFYKPETGAQLVFKGVDITQHLKTGVMDELSSRVSTNQYVRDSLLKFQREFSRKHDIVMEGRD